One region of Deinococcus budaensis genomic DNA includes:
- the bshA gene encoding N-acetyl-alpha-D-glucosaminyl L-malate synthase BshA translates to MAPSPVPPAPATPEKIAVLCHTGAGGSGVVATELGLLVAQAGREVHFVGSAVPFRLSGQRGLQGPYFHQVGGFAYALFDQPYPELAAANTLSEAILEHGVQLTHAHYAIPHATAAIHARAITGRSRVVTTLHGTDVTLVGAEPAFRHTTRHAIERSDHVTAVSHFLAEQTREVFGTAREIEVIHNFVDAGRFVRVTDPAVRARFAHPDEALIVHVSNFRPVKRVEDVVQTFARVASEIPARLLMVGDGPERPRAFELAGQLGTLGRTHFLGSFPDVQTVLGISDLFLLPSSNESFGLAALEAMSCEVPVVAARAGGVPEVVEDGVTGFLVPVGDVDAMADAALRVLRDRALYLGMGAAGRQAALTRFHPDLIVPRYLEAYARTVQG, encoded by the coding sequence ATGGCGCCTTCTCCCGTACCTCCTGCTCCTGCCACTCCTGAAAAGATCGCCGTGCTATGCCACACCGGGGCGGGCGGCTCCGGCGTGGTGGCGACCGAACTCGGCTTGCTGGTGGCGCAGGCAGGGCGCGAGGTGCATTTCGTGGGGTCGGCGGTGCCGTTCCGGCTCTCGGGGCAGCGGGGCCTCCAGGGGCCGTACTTTCATCAGGTCGGCGGCTTCGCCTACGCGCTGTTCGACCAGCCCTACCCCGAACTCGCCGCCGCGAACACCCTCAGCGAGGCGATTCTGGAACACGGGGTGCAGCTGACGCACGCGCACTACGCGATTCCGCACGCGACCGCCGCCATCCATGCGCGGGCCATCACGGGCCGCAGCCGGGTGGTCACCACCCTGCACGGCACCGACGTGACGCTGGTGGGCGCCGAGCCGGCCTTTCGCCACACCACCCGCCACGCCATCGAGCGCAGCGACCACGTGACGGCGGTCTCGCACTTCCTGGCCGAGCAGACCCGCGAGGTGTTCGGCACGGCGCGCGAGATCGAGGTGATCCACAATTTCGTGGACGCCGGGCGCTTCGTGCGCGTCACCGACCCCGCCGTGCGCGCCCGCTTCGCCCACCCGGACGAGGCGTTGATCGTGCATGTCAGCAATTTCCGCCCGGTCAAGCGGGTCGAGGACGTGGTGCAGACTTTCGCCCGGGTGGCGAGTGAGATTCCCGCCCGGCTGCTGATGGTCGGCGACGGCCCCGAACGCCCGCGCGCCTTTGAACTCGCCGGGCAGCTCGGCACCCTGGGGCGCACGCACTTCCTGGGGTCCTTTCCCGACGTGCAGACCGTGCTGGGCATCAGCGACCTTTTCCTTCTCCCGAGTTCCAACGAGAGCTTCGGCCTGGCCGCGCTGGAGGCGATGAGCTGCGAGGTCCCGGTCGTCGCCGCCCGTGCCGGAGGCGTGCCCGAGGTCGTCGAGGACGGCGTGACCGGCTTTCTGGTCCCGGTCGGGGACGTGGACGCGATGGCCGACGCCGCCCTGCGGGTGCTGCGCGACCGCGCCCTGTACCTGGGCATGGGCGCCGCTGGCCGCCAGGCCGCCCTGACGCGCTTTCATCCCGACCTGATCGTGCCGCGTTACCTCGAAGCCTACGCCCGCACCGTGCAGGGATGA
- a CDS encoding methyltransferase domain-containing protein — MTWNPDVYHRHREARSVPVRDLLALIPDLPYRDVVDLGCGTGEPTRRLAERFTAAQVLGLDISAEMLGRADAAGLPNLRFERGDILGLTGGYDLIFSNAALQWLPDHPALLGRLWEQLRPGGVLAVQVPANHDHDSHRLLTETAGEFAAELGGFTRFGTAQGASPVLTPAAYAERLDELGAVEVTALSKVYPVVLPGAEGVLDWTRGTALVPYLSRLGAGDGERFTAAYLARLRERWPGERVYYAFTRVLFTARRG, encoded by the coding sequence ATGACCTGGAACCCGGATGTCTACCACCGCCACCGCGAGGCCCGCAGCGTGCCGGTACGCGACCTGCTGGCCCTGATTCCTGACCTCCCCTACCGGGACGTGGTGGACCTGGGGTGCGGAACGGGGGAGCCGACGCGGAGGCTGGCGGAACGTTTCACGGCCGCGCAGGTGCTGGGGCTGGACATCAGCGCCGAGATGCTGGGGCGGGCGGACGCTGCGGGCCTGCCGAACCTGCGCTTCGAGCGGGGAGACATTCTGGGCCTGACGGGCGGGTACGACCTGATCTTTTCCAACGCGGCCTTGCAGTGGCTGCCGGACCACCCGGCGCTGCTGGGGCGGCTGTGGGAACAGCTGCGGCCCGGTGGGGTGCTGGCGGTGCAGGTGCCCGCCAACCACGACCACGACAGCCACCGCCTGCTGACCGAGACGGCCGGGGAGTTCGCGGCGGAGCTGGGCGGTTTTACCCGCTTCGGCACGGCGCAGGGGGCTTCTCCGGTGCTGACGCCCGCCGCCTACGCCGAGCGATTGGACGAGCTGGGGGCGGTGGAGGTGACCGCGCTGAGCAAGGTCTACCCGGTCGTCTTGCCGGGGGCCGAGGGGGTGCTGGACTGGACGCGCGGCACGGCGCTGGTGCCGTATCTGTCGCGGCTGGGGGCCGGGGACGGGGAGCGCTTCACGGCGGCCTACCTCGCGCGGCTGAGGGAACGCTGGCCAGGCGAGCGGGTGTACTACGCCTTCACGCGGGTGCTGTTCACGGCGCGGCGGGGGTGA
- the ileS gene encoding isoleucine--tRNA ligase, with amino-acid sequence MTTTPSQPDSAPSTPSLFAPVPSQPSFRELEAGVLQLWQERRVFERTQERREGQPEYVFYEGPPTANGRPALHHVLARSFKDLFPRYKAMQGYFVTRKGGWDTHGLPVEISVEKKLGWLGRNHGASREEVEEFTRLCRSSVWETIQEWNTFTQRLGYWVDLQGPYITYQNSYVESVWNLLARLHAQDLIAQDYRVVPLSPRISSTLSKAELGEVDSYRMVDDPSVYVRFPVVWDTLPERAHAALSALSGEDRQGLALVVWTTTPWTLPSNTLAAVNADLTYVVARGEGGPIIVAADAVERLSGLHKNAAPLEVLASFPGRDLEGVEYEPPFPEVATELGVLKELHERNAEGRPVMHFVTLADFVSAADGSGVAHEAPAYGAEDLELARKYGVPLMFGVDDHGILRVTGERGKFFKDADKGLIADLKARGRMFHAGTLRHRYPFHDRTGDPILYFAKKGWYIRTASMSERMLETNEQINWVPGNIKHGRFGNWLEGNVDWAISRERYWGTPLPFWQSEDGDDLRVVGSVAELSALAGRDLSELDLHRPYIDDVTFELDGKTYRRVPEVLDVWFDSGSVPYAQWHLMTDETGERALPGFEANKEVFERHFPADFICEAIDQTRGWFYSLHAIATMLYDQPAYKNVICLGHIVDEHGAKMSKSKGNVVEPLPLFDRYGADSVRWYMFMASDPGDQKRFSERLVAEAQRSYVNTLWNVYSFFVLYANLDQPGLEDAPAAEKRPEIDRWLLARLEETVRDVTGALDAYDARGGGRALERFVDDLSNWYVRRNRSRFWGGEGGADLSAYATLYEALRVMSQLTAPFTPFLAEAMYGNLTRGQGAESVHLTRWPQVRPERLDAQLTAEMAAVIKVVELGRAVRGAHNLKTRQPLSRVTVRAATPEQTAALRRSQAQLQEELNVKDVTFLEGVTDLVQYSLRPNLPVIGKVYGKALPQVRAALAAADAAAVARAVQAGESFTVEANGQAFTLTPEGVLVDARAPEGVAAAEDGGFLVAFDTTLTRELVQEGLARDLVRGIQEARKAAGFEVQDRIRLALALEGDAREAASAWRDFIAGEVLAQELTFGPGEGFAAEVEGGTAHLTRV; translated from the coding sequence ATGACGACCACCCCATCCCAGCCCGACTCCGCCCCGTCCACCCCCTCTCTCTTCGCGCCGGTCCCCTCGCAGCCCAGCTTCCGGGAGCTGGAAGCGGGGGTGCTCCAGCTCTGGCAGGAGCGCCGGGTCTTCGAGCGGACCCAGGAGCGCCGGGAAGGCCAGCCCGAATACGTGTTCTACGAGGGACCGCCCACCGCCAACGGACGCCCGGCGCTGCACCACGTGCTGGCGCGGTCGTTCAAGGACCTCTTTCCGCGCTACAAGGCGATGCAGGGCTACTTCGTGACCCGCAAGGGCGGCTGGGACACCCACGGCCTGCCGGTCGAGATCAGCGTGGAAAAGAAGTTGGGCTGGCTGGGCCGCAACCACGGCGCGAGCCGGGAAGAGGTCGAGGAGTTCACCCGGCTGTGCCGCAGCTCGGTGTGGGAGACGATTCAGGAGTGGAACACCTTTACCCAGCGGCTGGGGTACTGGGTGGACCTCCAAGGCCCCTACATCACCTACCAGAACAGCTACGTGGAAAGCGTGTGGAACCTGCTCGCGCGGCTGCACGCCCAGGACCTGATCGCGCAGGACTACCGGGTGGTGCCCCTCTCGCCGCGCATCAGCAGCACGCTGTCCAAGGCCGAGCTGGGTGAGGTGGACTCCTACCGGATGGTGGACGACCCCTCCGTATACGTGCGCTTTCCGGTGGTGTGGGACACGCTGCCCGAGCGGGCGCACGCGGCGCTGAGTGCCTTGAGTGGGGAGGACCGCCAGGGCCTCGCGCTCGTCGTGTGGACCACGACCCCGTGGACGCTGCCCAGCAACACGCTCGCGGCGGTGAACGCGGACCTCACCTATGTGGTCGCGCGGGGGGAAGGCGGGCCGATCATCGTGGCGGCCGACGCGGTGGAGCGGCTCTCGGGGCTGCACAAGAACGCCGCGCCGCTGGAGGTGCTGGCGAGCTTCCCGGGCCGTGACCTGGAGGGCGTGGAGTACGAGCCGCCCTTTCCGGAGGTGGCGACCGAGCTGGGCGTGCTGAAGGAACTGCACGAGCGCAACGCGGAGGGGCGCCCGGTGATGCACTTTGTCACGCTGGCGGACTTCGTCTCGGCGGCGGACGGCTCGGGCGTGGCGCACGAGGCCCCGGCGTACGGCGCGGAGGACCTGGAACTGGCCCGCAAGTACGGCGTGCCGCTGATGTTCGGGGTGGACGACCACGGCATCCTGCGGGTGACGGGCGAGCGCGGCAAGTTCTTCAAGGATGCCGATAAGGGATTGATCGCGGACCTCAAGGCGCGGGGGCGGATGTTCCACGCGGGCACCCTGCGCCACCGCTACCCCTTTCACGACCGGACGGGCGACCCGATCCTGTATTTCGCCAAGAAGGGCTGGTACATCCGCACGGCGAGCATGTCGGAGCGGATGCTGGAAACCAACGAGCAGATCAACTGGGTCCCGGGCAACATCAAGCACGGCCGCTTCGGCAACTGGCTGGAGGGCAACGTGGACTGGGCGATCAGCCGCGAACGCTACTGGGGCACGCCGCTCCCCTTCTGGCAGAGCGAGGACGGGGACGATCTGCGGGTGGTGGGCAGCGTGGCCGAGCTGTCGGCGTTGGCGGGGCGCGACCTTTCGGAACTCGACCTGCACCGGCCGTATATCGACGACGTGACCTTCGAGCTGGACGGGAAGACTTACCGCCGGGTGCCGGAAGTACTCGACGTGTGGTTCGACTCCGGCTCGGTGCCCTACGCCCAGTGGCACCTGATGACCGACGAGACGGGCGAGCGGGCGCTGCCGGGCTTCGAGGCGAACAAGGAGGTGTTCGAGCGGCACTTCCCGGCGGACTTCATCTGCGAGGCGATCGACCAGACGCGCGGGTGGTTTTACAGCCTGCACGCGATCGCCACGATGCTGTATGACCAGCCTGCCTACAAGAACGTGATCTGCCTGGGGCACATCGTGGACGAGCACGGGGCCAAGATGAGCAAGAGCAAGGGCAACGTGGTCGAGCCGCTGCCGCTCTTCGACCGCTACGGGGCCGACTCGGTGCGCTGGTACATGTTCATGGCGTCGGACCCCGGCGACCAGAAGAGGTTTTCCGAGCGGCTGGTCGCAGAAGCGCAGCGCTCCTACGTGAATACGCTGTGGAACGTGTACTCCTTTTTCGTGCTGTACGCGAACCTCGATCAGCCGGGGCTGGAGGACGCGCCTGCTGCTGAGAAGCGGCCCGAGATCGACCGCTGGCTGCTCGCGCGGCTGGAGGAGACGGTGCGGGACGTGACCGGGGCGCTCGACGCCTACGACGCGCGGGGCGGGGGCCGGGCGCTGGAGCGCTTCGTGGACGACCTCAGCAACTGGTACGTGCGGCGCAACCGCTCGCGCTTCTGGGGCGGGGAGGGCGGCGCGGACCTGAGCGCCTACGCCACCCTGTACGAGGCGCTGCGGGTGATGTCGCAGCTCACCGCGCCCTTCACGCCCTTTTTGGCCGAAGCGATGTATGGGAACCTCACGCGCGGGCAGGGGGCCGAGAGCGTCCACCTCACCCGCTGGCCGCAGGTGCGCCCCGAGCGGCTCGACGCGCAGCTGACGGCGGAGATGGCCGCCGTGATCAAGGTCGTCGAGTTGGGCCGGGCGGTGCGCGGGGCGCACAACCTCAAGACCCGGCAGCCGCTGTCCCGGGTGACGGTGCGGGCCGCGACGCCCGAGCAGACGGCGGCGCTGCGGCGCTCGCAGGCGCAACTGCAAGAGGAACTCAACGTCAAGGACGTGACCTTCCTGGAGGGCGTGACCGACCTCGTGCAGTACAGCCTGCGGCCCAACCTGCCGGTGATCGGCAAGGTGTACGGCAAGGCCCTGCCGCAGGTGCGCGCGGCCCTGGCGGCGGCGGACGCGGCGGCGGTGGCCCGCGCGGTGCAGGCGGGCGAGAGCTTCACCGTGGAGGCGAACGGGCAGGCGTTCACGCTGACCCCGGAGGGGGTGCTGGTGGACGCGCGGGCGCCGGAGGGCGTGGCGGCGGCCGAGGACGGCGGGTTCCTGGTCGCCTTCGACACCACGCTGACGCGCGAGCTGGTGCAAGAGGGCCTGGCCCGCGACCTGGTGCGCGGCATCCAGGAGGCGCGCAAGGCGGCGGGCTTCGAGGTGCAAGACCGCATCCGCCTCGCCCTGGCGCTGGAGGGAGACGCGCGGGAGGCCGCTTCCGCGTGGCGCGACTTCATCGCCGGGGAAGTGCTGGCCCAGGAGCTGACCTTCGGGCCGGGCGAGGGCTTCGCGGCCGAGGTCGAAGGGGGCACGGCCCACCTGACGCGGGTTTGA
- the fsa gene encoding fructose-6-phosphate aldolase, whose amino-acid sequence MEFFIDTAIIDEVREINAWGVLSGVTTNPSLVASSGRDFREVIQELSALVGGAISAEVTALDAEGMIKEGREVAGWSEHVVVKLPLTPAGLQACKTLTGEGIKTNVTLCFSVPQALLAARAGATYISPFAGRVDDIGWDGMELIRQIKEAYVMGDISTKVLAASIRHPQHVVQSALAGADVATIPYKVFTAMIKHPLTQAGLDAFLADWAGRAGASPQTPPSEAGSNPQAGGVDAQGGQTK is encoded by the coding sequence ATGGAATTTTTCATCGATACGGCGATCATTGACGAAGTGCGCGAAATCAACGCCTGGGGCGTGCTCTCGGGCGTCACCACCAACCCCAGCCTGGTGGCCTCCTCGGGCCGCGATTTTCGGGAAGTCATTCAGGAACTCTCGGCCCTGGTCGGCGGCGCGATCAGCGCGGAGGTCACGGCCCTCGACGCCGAGGGCATGATCAAAGAAGGCCGCGAGGTCGCCGGGTGGAGCGAGCACGTCGTCGTGAAGCTGCCGCTGACCCCGGCGGGCCTGCAAGCCTGCAAGACGCTGACGGGTGAGGGCATCAAGACCAACGTGACCCTCTGCTTCTCGGTCCCGCAGGCCCTGCTGGCCGCCCGCGCCGGGGCCACCTACATCAGCCCCTTCGCGGGCCGGGTGGACGACATCGGCTGGGACGGCATGGAGCTGATCCGGCAGATCAAGGAAGCCTACGTGATGGGCGACATCTCGACCAAGGTGCTGGCCGCCTCCATCCGTCACCCGCAACACGTCGTGCAGTCGGCGCTCGCCGGAGCGGACGTGGCGACCATTCCCTACAAGGTCTTCACGGCCATGATCAAGCACCCGCTGACGCAAGCGGGCCTCGACGCCTTCCTGGCCGACTGGGCGGGGCGCGCCGGAGCCAGCCCCCAGACCCCGCCCAGCGAGGCGGGCAGCAATCCGCAGGCGGGCGGCGTCGACGCCCAGGGAGGCCAGACGAAGTGA
- the rho gene encoding transcription termination factor Rho, which translates to MTEPHTAPLPFHELQQKILPELHLLAAQNGIENYRKLKKDALALAIMERQAAAEGQVLARGYLEISPDGYGFLQADLLDPASRSVLVTAGVIKQFHLRTGDEVIGRARRPRENERYGTLVQVEAVNGLDPESARRRPRFDDLTPTFPDQQLVLEDPLMDDSLSLRVVDLLVPIGRGQRALIVAPPKAGKTTLLKKIANSIVKNYPDVTVMVLLVDERPEEVTDFRESVQGAQVIASTFDEPPQHHVRVAEFVHERARRIVEEGGHVVILLDSITRLARANNLVTPPTGRTLSGGLDSNALHWPKRFLGAARNIREGGSLTILATALVETGSRMDDVIFEEFKGTGNAELVLSRRLEERRIFPALDILKSGTRREELLLQPEVLKKMWLLRKVISDMDPADAMEMLLGRMGKTRNNVEFLQALAGG; encoded by the coding sequence GTGACCGAACCCCACACCGCGCCGCTGCCCTTCCACGAGCTTCAGCAAAAAATCCTGCCCGAGCTGCACCTGCTGGCCGCGCAAAACGGCATCGAGAACTACCGCAAGCTGAAAAAAGACGCCCTGGCCCTCGCGATCATGGAGCGCCAGGCCGCCGCCGAGGGCCAGGTGCTCGCGCGCGGTTACCTGGAGATCAGCCCCGACGGCTACGGGTTCCTGCAAGCCGACCTGCTCGACCCGGCTTCCCGCAGCGTCCTGGTCACGGCGGGGGTGATCAAGCAGTTTCACCTGCGGACCGGCGACGAGGTGATTGGCCGCGCCCGCCGCCCGCGCGAGAACGAGCGCTACGGCACCCTCGTGCAGGTCGAAGCCGTCAACGGCCTGGACCCCGAGTCCGCCCGGCGCCGCCCCCGCTTCGACGACCTCACGCCGACCTTCCCCGACCAGCAGCTCGTCCTCGAAGACCCCCTGATGGACGACAGCCTCTCGCTGCGGGTGGTGGACCTGCTGGTGCCCATCGGGCGCGGCCAGCGTGCCCTGATCGTCGCGCCTCCCAAGGCGGGCAAGACGACCCTGCTGAAGAAGATCGCCAACTCCATCGTCAAGAACTATCCCGACGTGACGGTGATGGTCCTGCTGGTCGACGAGCGCCCCGAGGAGGTCACCGACTTCCGCGAGAGCGTGCAAGGAGCGCAGGTGATCGCCTCGACCTTCGACGAGCCGCCGCAGCACCACGTCCGGGTGGCCGAGTTCGTCCACGAGCGCGCCCGCCGCATCGTGGAGGAAGGCGGGCACGTGGTGATCCTGCTCGACTCGATCACCCGCCTGGCCCGTGCGAACAACCTCGTCACGCCGCCCACCGGCCGCACCCTCTCGGGGGGCCTGGACTCCAACGCCCTGCACTGGCCCAAGCGCTTTCTCGGCGCCGCCCGCAACATCCGCGAGGGCGGCAGCCTGACCATCCTGGCGACCGCGCTGGTGGAGACCGGCAGCCGGATGGACGACGTGATCTTCGAGGAATTCAAGGGGACCGGCAACGCCGAACTGGTCCTCTCGCGCCGGCTCGAGGAGCGCCGCATCTTCCCGGCCCTCGACATCCTCAAGTCCGGCACCCGCCGCGAGGAGCTGCTGCTTCAGCCCGAGGTCCTGAAGAAGATGTGGCTGCTGCGCAAGGTGATCTCCGACATGGACCCCGCCGACGCGATGGAGATGCTGCTGGGCCGCATGGGCAAGACCCGCAACAACGTCGAGTTTCTCCAGGCCCTCGCGGGCGGCTGA
- a CDS encoding response regulator: MTWPHVPSPAPCRLLVVDDEAQILELLDLTLRLQGFEVVTARSGPEALAAAQAGTFDVVVMDVLMAPWDGFETVHRLQLALGAAMPPVVFLSGLNRPETLPGVVSEYLVKPFRPSQLVESIGRVARSRT; this comes from the coding sequence GTGACCTGGCCCCACGTGCCGTCCCCCGCGCCCTGCCGCCTGCTGGTCGTGGACGACGAGGCGCAGATTCTGGAACTGCTCGACCTCACCCTGCGGCTCCAGGGCTTCGAGGTCGTGACCGCCCGCAGCGGCCCCGAGGCGCTGGCAGCGGCTCAGGCGGGCACCTTCGATGTGGTGGTCATGGACGTGCTGATGGCCCCCTGGGACGGTTTCGAGACGGTGCACCGCCTCCAGCTCGCCCTGGGGGCGGCCATGCCCCCGGTCGTCTTCCTGTCGGGCCTCAACCGCCCCGAGACGCTGCCAGGGGTGGTCAGCGAGTACCTCGTCAAGCCCTTTCGCCCGTCCCAGCTGGTCGAGAGCATCGGCCGGGTCGCCCGCTCCAGAACCTGA
- the pdxS gene encoding pyridoxal 5'-phosphate synthase lyase subunit PdxS has translation MTDASSAATPQTGTAQIKQGFAEMFKGGVIMDVVTADQARIAEAAGATAVMALERVPADIRADGGVARMSDPKMIKEIIAAVTIPVMAKVRIGHFVEAQILQALGVDFIDESEVLTPADEQYHIEKAGFRVPFVCGAKNLGEALRRVGEGASMIRTKGEAGTGDIIEAVRHARTVLGEIRSIRARPSDELMTVARDLQAPYHLVQYVHEHGALPVVNFAAGGVATPADAALMMHLGLDGVFVGSGIFKSSNPERRAQAIVKAVTHYRNPDVLAEISEDLGAPMTGINIDSLVPAERLAGRGW, from the coding sequence ATGACCGATGCCTCTTCCGCCGCGACCCCCCAGACCGGCACCGCGCAGATCAAGCAGGGCTTTGCCGAGATGTTCAAGGGCGGCGTCATCATGGACGTGGTGACGGCCGACCAGGCCCGCATCGCGGAAGCGGCCGGGGCGACCGCCGTGATGGCCCTGGAGCGCGTGCCCGCCGACATCCGCGCCGACGGCGGCGTGGCGCGCATGAGCGATCCGAAGATGATCAAGGAGATCATCGCCGCCGTGACCATCCCGGTGATGGCCAAGGTCCGCATCGGCCACTTCGTGGAGGCGCAGATTCTCCAGGCCCTGGGCGTGGACTTCATCGACGAGTCCGAGGTGCTGACCCCCGCCGACGAGCAGTACCACATCGAGAAGGCGGGCTTCCGCGTGCCTTTCGTGTGCGGCGCCAAGAACCTCGGAGAAGCCCTGCGCCGGGTGGGCGAGGGCGCGAGCATGATCCGCACCAAGGGCGAGGCCGGGACCGGCGACATCATCGAGGCGGTGCGGCACGCCCGCACGGTGCTGGGCGAGATTCGCAGCATCCGGGCGCGCCCCAGCGACGAGCTGATGACGGTGGCGCGTGACCTCCAGGCGCCCTACCACCTCGTGCAGTACGTCCACGAGCACGGCGCGCTGCCGGTCGTGAACTTCGCCGCTGGGGGGGTCGCCACGCCCGCCGACGCCGCCCTAATGATGCACCTGGGTCTCGACGGGGTGTTTGTCGGCAGCGGCATCTTCAAGAGCAGCAACCCCGAGCGCCGCGCCCAGGCCATCGTGAAGGCCGTCACCCACTACCGCAATCCCGACGTGCTGGCCGAGATCAGCGAGGACCTCGGCGCGCCCATGACCGGCATCAACATCGACAGCCTGGTGCCCGCCGAGCGTCTCGCCGGACGCGGCTGGTGA
- the pdxT gene encoding pyridoxal 5'-phosphate synthase glutaminase subunit PdxT — MAAPRIGVLALQGAFREHRQRLESLGAQVSEVRLPADLAGLHGLVLPGGESTTIARLMTDFGLWAPLRDFHAAGGALWGTCAGAILLARGVQGAPPQFGGQQRSLAVMDLTVRRNAFGRQVDSFAVPLDVHGLDAPFPAVFIRAPVIEEVGEDVEVLARHAGQIVLVRQGRLLASSFHPELTADARLHALFLGLAAPPVPA, encoded by the coding sequence GTGGCGGCGCCCCGCATCGGCGTGCTGGCCCTGCAAGGCGCCTTCCGCGAGCACCGCCAGCGGCTGGAGTCGCTGGGCGCGCAGGTGAGCGAGGTGCGCCTGCCCGCCGACCTCGCCGGCCTGCACGGCCTGGTGCTGCCCGGCGGCGAGAGCACCACCATCGCCCGGCTGATGACCGACTTCGGGCTGTGGGCGCCGCTGCGCGACTTTCACGCGGCGGGAGGGGCGCTGTGGGGCACCTGCGCGGGGGCGATCCTGCTCGCGCGCGGGGTACAGGGCGCTCCGCCGCAGTTCGGCGGTCAGCAGCGCAGCCTGGCGGTCATGGACCTCACCGTGCGCCGCAACGCCTTCGGGCGGCAGGTCGATTCCTTCGCGGTGCCGCTGGACGTTCACGGGCTGGACGCGCCCTTTCCCGCCGTGTTTATCCGCGCGCCCGTCATCGAGGAGGTGGGGGAGGACGTGGAGGTTCTGGCGCGCCACGCCGGGCAGATCGTCCTGGTTCGCCAGGGCCGCCTGCTCGCCAGCTCCTTTCACCCCGAGCTGACCGCCGACGCCCGGCTGCACGCCCTGTTCCTGGGCTTGGCCGCCCCGCCCGTGCCCGCCTGA
- a CDS encoding alpha/beta fold hydrolase: protein MLGRVRSLEFRSGGATLRYDATGHGTPVVLVHGLSGSGRWWRRNVPALSASHRVYVLDLAGYGQAYRQRALGVQGAADLIAAWLDHLDLRQVALVGHSLGGHISVHVAARRPGRVTHLVLACASGLLRGTPYRVALNLPRAALTGRVTFMPRILADTVRAGPLNVWRSTTDLLRDSVQELLPALSTRTLVVWGARDALVPPSMGRALAAAIPGAQYEEIPRAGHVVMVDAPERFNALVLAFLDGPVPDAPAEPSPPPAGQAGGEEA, encoded by the coding sequence ATGCTCGGGCGCGTGCGATCCCTGGAATTCCGCTCTGGCGGCGCGACCCTGCGCTACGACGCGACCGGCCACGGAACGCCCGTCGTGCTCGTCCACGGCCTCAGCGGCTCGGGACGCTGGTGGCGGCGCAACGTGCCCGCGCTGTCGGCCTCGCACCGGGTCTATGTGCTGGACCTGGCCGGCTACGGGCAGGCCTACCGCCAGCGGGCGCTGGGCGTGCAGGGCGCCGCCGACCTGATCGCCGCCTGGCTCGACCACCTCGACCTGCGGCAGGTCGCCCTGGTGGGACACTCGTTGGGCGGGCACATCTCGGTTCACGTCGCGGCGCGGCGCCCGGGGCGGGTGACCCACCTGGTGCTCGCCTGCGCCAGCGGCCTGCTGCGCGGCACGCCCTACCGGGTGGCCCTGAACCTGCCGCGCGCCGCCCTGACGGGCCGGGTCACCTTCATGCCGCGCATCCTGGCCGACACGGTCCGCGCCGGGCCGCTGAACGTGTGGCGCAGCACCACCGATCTGCTGCGCGACAGCGTGCAGGAGTTGCTGCCCGCTCTCAGCACCCGCACCCTGGTCGTGTGGGGAGCGCGCGACGCCCTGGTGCCGCCCAGCATGGGCCGCGCGCTCGCCGCCGCGATTCCCGGCGCCCAGTACGAGGAGATTCCCCGCGCCGGGCACGTCGTGATGGTGGACGCCCCGGAGCGCTTCAACGCGCTGGTCCTGGCCTTTCTGGATGGCCCGGTGCCGGATGCCCCGGCCGAGCCGTCTCCCCCGCCAGCGGGCCAGGCCGGGGGAGAGGAGGCTTGA
- a CDS encoding alpha/beta fold hydrolase, with product MSGAPHFVRVAGLRTHAWVRGEGPPLVLVPGLGCASWMYLRVSRALARERTVYLYDPPGHGHSQGRPGFPRSIEDLTDHLAAWLDASGLSGAPLLGHSLGGEVIFDLAARYPHRTSALIACAPTGIPENPRVPVQLLRLLIDAPRERPGLLPLAVGAYLLSGPALMYRLARDQSEHDTGPLLPHVRVPTLLLDGTRDPVVQSWTVEAIRHAIPHATVRKVRGGTHALTDTFPRTVARSTLDFLRAVES from the coding sequence TTGAGCGGCGCACCCCACTTCGTCCGCGTCGCTGGCCTGCGGACCCATGCCTGGGTGCGCGGCGAGGGGCCGCCGCTGGTGCTGGTGCCCGGCCTGGGCTGCGCCTCGTGGATGTACCTGCGCGTCTCGCGCGCCCTCGCCCGGGAGCGCACCGTCTACCTGTATGACCCCCCCGGCCACGGCCACAGCCAGGGCCGCCCCGGTTTTCCGCGCTCCATCGAGGACCTGACCGACCACCTCGCGGCCTGGCTGGACGCCAGCGGCCTGAGCGGCGCGCCCCTGCTGGGCCACTCGCTGGGCGGCGAGGTGATCTTCGACCTGGCGGCCCGCTACCCGCACCGTACCTCGGCCCTGATCGCCTGCGCTCCCACCGGCATCCCCGAGAACCCCCGCGTCCCGGTGCAGCTGCTGCGGCTGCTGATCGACGCCCCTCGTGAGCGCCCCGGCCTGCTCCCCCTGGCTGTGGGCGCCTACCTCCTCAGCGGCCCCGCGCTGATGTACCGCCTCGCCCGCGACCAGAGCGAGCACGACACCGGCCCACTGCTGCCCCACGTCCGCGTGCCCACCCTGCTGCTCGACGGCACCCGCGACCCGGTGGTCCAGAGCTGGACCGTCGAGGCCATCCGTCACGCCATTCCCCACGCCACCGTGCGCAAGGTCAGGGGCGGCACCCACGCCCTGACCGACACCTTTCCGCGCACCGTGGCCCGCTCGACCCTCGACTTTCTGCGCGCGGTCGAAAGCTGA